The following proteins come from a genomic window of Malus sylvestris chromosome 4, drMalSylv7.2, whole genome shotgun sequence:
- the LOC126619753 gene encoding uncharacterized protein LOC126619753, with protein MALRSMMHVHPKMTLYAVRQSTTKKLVVIVAVQGPVSMVSDVRVESFEVLDKCKRKVVATINPTMMVERVWVELGRDDEQIWEASKPAIKKTWRLEFNKMKIDGDCRGSASTSFHRSRKKMKKGYSGSCMGLELAEIRAGPSAARLPGPGRAAGRSGDAGDVPANRVRGEARWLGMWLEKAAVGEAFLLQGGDCTESFKEFNANNIRDTFRVFLQMAITLIYGDQMPVIKRYSIINYTGASNGYSDAGAREQSTPHIFLGLVSVFMGLICT; from the exons atggcttTAAGATCAATGATGCATGTGcacccaaagatgacattgtacgCTGTCAGGCAGTCGACCACAAAGAaattagtggtaatagtagctgtacAAGGGCCTGTATCAATGGTGAgtg ATGTGAGGGTGGAGAGCTTCGAGGTGCTCGACAAGTGCAAGAGGAAGGTTGTGGCGACGATAAATCCGACGATGATGGTGGAGCGGGTTTGGGTCGAGCTTGGCCGAGACGATGAGCAAATCTGGGAGGCGTCAAAACCAGCCATAAAAAAAAC ATGGAGACTGGAGttcaacaaaatgaaaatagatGGAGACTGCAGAGGCTCCGCCTCTACAAGTTTTCACCG atcgaggaagaagatgaagaagggaTATAGCGGAAGCTG CATGGGCCTTGAACTCGCGGAAATCCGAGCAGGCCCATCAGCTGCCCGTTTACCCGGACCCGGACGAGCTGCGGGACGTTCTGGCGACGCTGGAGATGTTCCCGCCAATCGCGTTCGCGGAGAGGCGAGGTGGCTGGGGATGTGGCTGGAAAAGGCCGCCGTGGGAGAGGCGTTTCTGCTGCAAGGCGGAGACTGCACCGAGAGCTTCAAGGAGTTCAATGCCAATAACATCAGAGACACCTTCAGGGTGTTCTTGCAGATGGCCATTACTCTCATTTACGGCGACCAAATGCCCGTCATCAAG CGATATTCTATTATAAACTACACTGGTGCAAGTAATGGATATTCGGACGCGGGTGCAAGAGAACAGTCTACCCCACATATTTTCTTAGGAttagtttctgttttcatgggATTGATTTGCACTTGA
- the LOC126618768 gene encoding DNA repair endonuclease UVH1-like isoform X1, with protein sequence MRILPVTLEVGDYILSPLICVERKSIQDLFMSFTSGRLYHQEETMVRYYRIPILLIEFSQDKSFSFQLQSASDIGDDVTPNSFISKLSWLVLHFPRLRIIWSRSLHATADIFATLKANQDEPDESKATRVGVPSEDGIVEDDVRAENYNTYAVEF encoded by the exons ATGCGCATATTGCCTGTGACTTTGGAAGTTGGGGATTACATCCTTTCTCCACTGATATGTGTGGAGAGAAAGAGTATCCAAGATCTTTTTATGAGTTTCACATCAGGGCGTCTTTATCACCAAGAGGAAACAATGGTTCGATACTATAGAATACCTATTCTGCTGATTGAATTTTCACAGGATAAAAGTTTCTCCTTTCAG TTGCAGTCTGCAAGTGATATTGGTGATGATGTCACACCAAATAGTTTTATATCTAAGCTGTCGTggcttgttctacactttccccGGTTGCGAATCATCTGGTCTCGCAGTCTGCATGCTACTGCTGACATATTTGCTACTCTTAAGGCAAATCAGGATGAACCTGACGAGAGCAAAGCAACTAGAGTTGGTGTACCCTCTGAAGATGGAATTGTGGAGGACGACGTGAG GGCTGAAAACTACAATACGTATGCGGTGGAATTTTGA
- the LOC126618768 gene encoding DNA repair endonuclease UVH1-like isoform X2 — protein sequence MRILPVTLEVGDYILSPLICVERKSIQDLFMSFTSGRLYHQEETMVRYYRIPILLIEFSQDKSFSFQSASDIGDDVTPNSFISKLSWLVLHFPRLRIIWSRSLHATADIFATLKANQDEPDESKATRVGVPSEDGIVEDDVRAENYNTYAVEF from the exons ATGCGCATATTGCCTGTGACTTTGGAAGTTGGGGATTACATCCTTTCTCCACTGATATGTGTGGAGAGAAAGAGTATCCAAGATCTTTTTATGAGTTTCACATCAGGGCGTCTTTATCACCAAGAGGAAACAATGGTTCGATACTATAGAATACCTATTCTGCTGATTGAATTTTCACAGGATAAAAGTTTCTCCTTTCAG TCTGCAAGTGATATTGGTGATGATGTCACACCAAATAGTTTTATATCTAAGCTGTCGTggcttgttctacactttccccGGTTGCGAATCATCTGGTCTCGCAGTCTGCATGCTACTGCTGACATATTTGCTACTCTTAAGGCAAATCAGGATGAACCTGACGAGAGCAAAGCAACTAGAGTTGGTGTACCCTCTGAAGATGGAATTGTGGAGGACGACGTGAG GGCTGAAAACTACAATACGTATGCGGTGGAATTTTGA